The Henckelia pumila isolate YLH828 chromosome 2, ASM3356847v2, whole genome shotgun sequence genome includes a window with the following:
- the LOC140884366 gene encoding kirola-like, producing MGVIGKLVSQIGIKSDGDVFHEIFRERPHHISGMSPHNIQNCDLHGGEWGTVGSVIFWNYTHDGNEKVAKEIIEAIDEEKKSITFKVIEGDLMELYNEFKLTVHVDTKGEDNIVTWTLEYEKKSEDIPDPHTLMEFCLNVTKDIETHHLPTPTA from the exons ATGGGAGTGATTGGGAAGTTGGTTTCACAGATTGGGATAAAGTCAGATGGGGATGTGTTCCATGAGATCTTCAGAGAGAGGCCTCACCACATCTCAGGAATGAGCCCTCATAACATCCAAAACTGTGATCTGCATGGAGGGGAGTGGGGGACCGTTGGATCTGTCATCTTCTGGAATTATACTCATG ATGGAAATGAGAAGGTGGCAAAAGAGATAATTGAGGCCATTGACGAAGAAAAGAAGTCAATAACTTTCAAAGTGATTGAAGGAGATCTAATGGAGTTGTACAATGAATTCAAGTTAACTGTTCACGTGGATACTAAAGGAGAAGACAACATTGTCACATGGACCTTAGAGTATGAGAAGAAGAGTGAAGATATTCCTGACCCACACACACTTATGGAATTTTGTCTCAATGTCACCAAAGATATCGAGACTCATCATCTTCCAACCCCTACTGCTTAA